In Rhodothermales bacterium, the genomic window TTCAGGGTTTCGAGAAGGGCCGGGATGCCGGCTGGATTCAGGGCGGCGGTGGCGACGGCAGCTGCGGCCGGTCTCCCCACCGCGCCCAGGAAGGCGCGTCGCGAGTACATGGGTGCGCTGGGAGGTGCTCAGACCGGCAAGGTAACGGCTGGTCCCGGCTTGCCAAAGTGCTACCGTCTCAGGGCAGCACAATGCACCCGACTTCTTCCGAGTGATCGATGATCAGCGCATCCGACGGCACGTCTCGAATCAGTCGCAGGATGGCCCAATCGCCAACGGCCGACACCAGCATGAGGTACCCGAACATGGTCGCAAACGCATGGTTGGTCGAGATGCCGTAGAGCACGGGCGCGACTCCCAGCACGAAACCGGGCAGCGCGAGAATGAAGCGATACCAGCGCGCCGTCACCGGACGGTCCCCGTGCACGAACACCACACCGTCGCGCCAGCGCACCCCGAAGTGCAGCTCGCCCAACCGGACGCCGGCGGCGAGCATGGGCAGAATGTGAAGCAATTCGTGCACCACAATCGCAACCACGTAGGCAACCAGCAGCCACAAACCGGCCTGCGCCCAGGCATCCGCGCTCGCGTGAGGCCATCCCCAGATGACCAAGTGAAGGCCCAGCGTGGCCAGAGTCAGCGGGGCCAGTCCCCGCCAGAGGATCGACAGGATTTCGTCTACGCTGAGCGTGCGCTCGTCGCCTTCAAGCGTCGCGGCATCAGGCTGCAAGCGTTGGGAAGACATCGTACAGCGAACGGCCCATGAAATAGATGGCGAGCATGGTCAGTACGAATACCAGGGTTACGAGTGCCGGAGGACGATAGACCTCCTCCAGAAGCCGATCCCCGTAGTACCGATCGTCTTCCTCGTACCGCTCCATGCGCTCGTCGCGGTAGCGTTCGAGGTCGGCGTCCTGGTACCGCTCGATGCTCTGTGTCTGTTCGTTTGCTGCCATGAGTCCGTGAATGCCGTCCGGGCATGCTTCGTCCTTCAAGGATACGTGCGAAAAGGCCGATTTCGCGCTCCGGGTGGGATGAATTCGACCGACCGCTCAGTCCAGCCCAAAAGCCGCGGCTACCTGCTCTGCATCCATAAGCTCGGCGTCGGCCTCGGGAATCATCTCCTTGGTCACCAGGAAAGGGCCCAGGACCAGAGCGTCCATGTGCGTGTGCCGAAAACATCGGTAGGCATCCTGGGGCGTACATACGATGGGCTCTCCGCGCACATTGAAGCTGGTATTCACCAGGACCGGACAGCCCGTCCTCTGCTCAAACGCACGCAACAGCGCGTGGTAACCGGGATTGCTTTGCGCACTGACGGTTTGCACGCGTGCCGAGCCGTCCACGTGGGTCACCGCCGGAATGCGTGAATCGATGTGCTGCAGCCGGTCCAGTCCCTCACCTTCAATGCGGGCATCCCGGACATCGCACACCAGCAGCATGTAGGGACTCTCGGCCTCGAGGTCGAATTCCTGCGCCGTGCGCTCAGCGAGCACGCTCGGCGCAAACGGCCGAAAGCTCTCACGGAACTTGATTTTCAGGTTCACGCGTCGTTGCACCTCCCGACCGCGCGGGTCCGCCAGGATGGATCTGTTTCCGAGCGCGCGGGGTCCGAACTCCATGCGGCCGTCAAACCGGCCTACCACCTTGCCGGACGCCAGCACCTCGGCGATCTCCTCCGCAGGCTGTTCCATGCGGCGAAACGGGATGTCCTCTTCCTGCAGAAAGGCCCGCAATTCCGAATCTGACCAGGCGGGGCCGAGATACGCGCCCTGCATGGCATCTGAAGGGTCCTCCCGCGGAGCTCCGCCGTGCAGATACCAGGCCGCCAGCGCCGCACCCAGCGCTCCCCCAGCATCGCCGGCTGCCGGCTGGATCCAGAGCCGTTCGAACGGGCTCTCGCGCAGCAGGCGACCGTTGGCCACGCAGTTCAGGGCGACACCCCCGGCCAGGCACAGGTTCGAAGCGCCGGTCTCGCGATGGGCCTCCGCGGCCAGAAGCAGCATGGCCTGCTCGATGACCACCTGCACGCTACGCGCGAGATCCATCTCCCGGCGGGTCAGCGGCGACTCGGGATCGCGTCGCGGCCCGTCGAAAAGTCGCTCGAACGACCGCCCGGTCATGGTCAACCCGGTCGCGAACGTGAAATGGTCCATGTTCAGGCGGAAGGACCCATCGTCCCGGAGGTCGATCAGGTGATCCCTAATAGCCTTCACGTAGCTCGGCTCGCCGTAGGGAGCGAGCCCCATGAGCTTGTATTCGCCGGAGTTGACCCGGAACCCGCAGAAGTAGGTGAACGCCGAGTAGAGCAGGCCCAGCGAGTGCGGAAAATGCAGCTCCTTGCTGAGCGTGAGACTGTTGCCGCGCCCCAGCCCCATGGACGTGGTGGTCCATTCGCCGACCCCATCGGTCGTGACTACCGCGGCCTCGGCAAACGGAGAGGGAAGAAACGCGCTGGCGGCGTGGCTGAGGTGGTGCTCGGGGTAGAGGATCTGCCCTGAGTAGTCGAGCTCCTTTTCGATGAGCTCCGGAATCCACAATTTGCGCCGCAGCCAGATGGGCATGGATTCCAGGAACGAACGCAGGCCGCGTGGTGCGAAACTTACGTACGTCTCCAGGAGCCGCTCAAAGGTCAGGAAAGGCTTGTCGTAGAAAGCCACCGCATCCACATCGCCCATTTCGATCCCTGCCTCACCCAGGCAGTACGCGATCGCGTGGGATGGGAAAGACGGATCGTGCTTGCGCCGGGTAAACCGTTCCTCCTGGGCAGCCGCTGTGATGCGGCCATCCTGCACCAGGCAGGCCGCGGCGTCGTGATACCAGCAGGAAAGGCCGAGAATGTTCACTTCCCGAAGTGATAGGCGAAGCTGAGCCACGGAATGGCCGGAAAGTCGGCATCCTCGCCCACAACGCCCACCAATCCGAGATCAGCCGCCAGTCCGGAGCCGAAGAAGCGCACGCCTGCGATAACCACCGCGCCAGCCGCCAGCGTCGGGACGAGATAGGATTCGACCATGAGTTTGGTCCGCCGGCTGGTTACACGCTCCAGGCCCAGGAGGACGACAGGGTTGGCATCTACCTCACCGTCTGCGAAGCCGAGCCCGGCGCCGACAGTGAACGCCTTGTCGGGGGCACCGCGGGTCCAGGCACCGTACATCACGCCCGCTCCCCCGCCGTCTCCAAAGCCGGCCAGCACCCCGATACTGCTTTGCGTGCGCCCTGAATTGGAGATGCCCAACCTTGGGGCGACCCAGACCACATCGCCAAAGGCCTGTGGCATGAGCAGGGTGCCGCCGGCCATGGTGAAGCGATCCGTGATACCATAGGCTGCAAACCCGAAAAAGACGTAGTAGGCCGCCAGATAGCCCTCCGACTTCTCGAGACTTCGCCCGGTCGGACCGAAGAATAGGCGCGATCCATGGGGGTCGAATCTGCGCAGTTCTCCATCGTCGACCCGGCCGCTGATACGTCTTCGCGAGGCGATTTCCGACTTCAGGATTCGGACTTCCGAGCCTCCCAGCGTGCGGAGCATGACCACCTCATCGTCTTCTGAGGTGACCGAGCCGACGAACCTGGAGCCGTCCCGGAGCTCGATTTCGGTCAGAACCTGTACCGAATCCGTGCGCGCCTGTCCGGAGACGGCAACGGCGGGGACCAGCAGAAGGCAAAGCAGGAGATAACGCATGGCCGACAGAATAGGTGATGCCGCCGAGAACGCAACCGCGCCCCACAGCGGATGGGGAACTCCCCCGTGCAGGTCCCGCGACTGCTAGCCCAGCTCAGCCAGAGTCGCCTGAAGTTTCTCGACCTCCACCCTCGCATCGGAGGCCTTCTGGCGCTCTTTCTCAACCACGGCGGGAGGAGCCTTCGAAACGAACTGCTCGTTCTGAA contains:
- a CDS encoding carbamoyltransferase, with product MAQLRLSLREVNILGLSCWYHDAAACLVQDGRITAAAQEERFTRRKHDPSFPSHAIAYCLGEAGIEMGDVDAVAFYDKPFLTFERLLETYVSFAPRGLRSFLESMPIWLRRKLWIPELIEKELDYSGQILYPEHHLSHAASAFLPSPFAEAAVVTTDGVGEWTTTSMGLGRGNSLTLSKELHFPHSLGLLYSAFTYFCGFRVNSGEYKLMGLAPYGEPSYVKAIRDHLIDLRDDGSFRLNMDHFTFATGLTMTGRSFERLFDGPRRDPESPLTRREMDLARSVQVVIEQAMLLLAAEAHRETGASNLCLAGGVALNCVANGRLLRESPFERLWIQPAAGDAGGALGAALAAWYLHGGAPREDPSDAMQGAYLGPAWSDSELRAFLQEEDIPFRRMEQPAEEIAEVLASGKVVGRFDGRMEFGPRALGNRSILADPRGREVQRRVNLKIKFRESFRPFAPSVLAERTAQEFDLEAESPYMLLVCDVRDARIEGEGLDRLQHIDSRIPAVTHVDGSARVQTVSAQSNPGYHALLRAFEQRTGCPVLVNTSFNVRGEPIVCTPQDAYRCFRHTHMDALVLGPFLVTKEMIPEADAELMDAEQVAAAFGLD
- a CDS encoding DUF3267 domain-containing protein; this encodes MSSQRLQPDAATLEGDERTLSVDEILSILWRGLAPLTLATLGLHLVIWGWPHASADAWAQAGLWLLVAYVVAIVVHELLHILPMLAAGVRLGELHFGVRWRDGVVFVHGDRPVTARWYRFILALPGFVLGVAPVLYGISTNHAFATMFGYLMLVSAVGDWAILRLIRDVPSDALIIDHSEEVGCIVLP